One genomic region from Deltaproteobacteria bacterium encodes:
- a CDS encoding penicillin acylase family protein: MIDRRERMGLVTMLAVGLLAVDPPMIAATCVMTQGPVGETFDDCSGGQVFNIVPPGQAGTYNMADFSKAQAGQGFPPHTRDQEPLYADLLTVAPNLRDADISTFYKDASFVADLSQAERVETFPLRPGTVIIRDKQFGVPHIFGTTRADTEFGAGFASAEDRLFEMDVLRHVGRAQLTSFIGPSPANTAMDCSIAAVAGYSESELQQQVDNFAAQHPDPITIGGVQTTEGQQIVDDAKAWVDGVNEYITEAQADPSKMPAEYTLLQVPLQPWKPTDIVATATLVQAIFAIGGGNEVASALLYQSLVARYGPTKGSAIWRDLRSQNDPEARTSINTTFSYEQVPPASSLDPRSLAMPLSPPTDNHCRPAPSGAAGQSSAAGVTVDLTPLLVALSQGLPHGSNELIVDAAHSTTGHPIAVFGPQTGYFVPQLLHEIDLHGPGLHARGVSFAGTEVFVELGHGVDYAWSATSAGADIIDQRIEKLCNPDGSPPTLDSTAYVFNGVCTPMYERTDTQFGKPSPGAPEPPVLLTIQIERTVHGPVIGRTTAIDPATGQPVPVAVSSQRSTFGDELGSAPAFLEWNDPDVIHGATDFQRAAGKETGTFNWTYVDSRDVAYNMSGKLPIRNPHINPNFPTWGTGEWEWQGFVPVDLSAADVHPRASTVPPSGAIVNGTLVSGFFTNWNNKPAPGFSAADSNFAYGPVYRVQSLSDRVRAILGSRLATPADVVNAMEDAGSVDLDGSQLVPQIAAVLRGAALTPAQAQVLSILQSWAADSFWGAGVTGAHRRDRSGSGSYEQGNAVTIMDKLYPRLAHAVFDPWLAPRPNSNDGDSFGMLAGLNPLNDPPRAQGSAYDGGWEGYLQRALRQALNPRIPNGYSQVYCGGANGRGGNLASCRAALKSALQSTIDQLTSIYGSSDPASWTCARANDTGGADPGSGQNDSTRCNPELDDIQYSAIGVGTVPSMPWVNRPTFQQVVQYPAQR, encoded by the coding sequence ATGATCGATCGTAGGGAACGGATGGGGCTGGTCACCATGCTGGCAGTGGGCCTGCTCGCGGTCGATCCGCCGATGATCGCGGCGACGTGTGTAATGACGCAAGGGCCGGTCGGCGAGACGTTCGACGACTGCAGCGGGGGCCAGGTCTTCAACATCGTTCCGCCGGGCCAGGCCGGAACGTACAACATGGCCGACTTCTCGAAAGCTCAGGCCGGCCAGGGCTTCCCCCCGCACACCCGCGACCAGGAGCCGCTCTATGCGGACTTGCTCACCGTCGCCCCGAACTTGAGGGATGCCGACATCAGCACCTTCTACAAGGATGCGAGCTTCGTCGCCGACCTGAGCCAGGCCGAGCGGGTGGAGACGTTCCCGCTCCGTCCGGGGACGGTCATCATTCGCGACAAGCAGTTCGGTGTCCCCCACATCTTCGGCACGACACGGGCCGACACCGAGTTCGGCGCGGGCTTCGCCTCGGCCGAGGATCGCCTCTTCGAGATGGACGTCCTGCGGCACGTGGGGCGGGCGCAGCTCACCTCCTTCATCGGGCCGTCGCCGGCGAACACGGCGATGGACTGCAGCATCGCTGCCGTCGCCGGGTACAGCGAGAGCGAGCTGCAGCAGCAGGTCGACAATTTCGCCGCGCAGCATCCCGACCCCATCACCATCGGCGGGGTGCAGACAACCGAAGGGCAACAGATCGTCGACGACGCCAAGGCCTGGGTCGACGGGGTCAACGAGTACATCACCGAGGCGCAGGCCGACCCCAGCAAGATGCCTGCCGAGTACACGCTGCTGCAGGTCCCGCTCCAGCCCTGGAAACCGACCGACATCGTCGCCACCGCGACGCTCGTCCAGGCCATCTTCGCCATCGGCGGCGGCAACGAGGTGGCGAGCGCTCTTCTCTACCAATCCCTCGTCGCTCGCTACGGCCCGACGAAGGGGTCAGCGATCTGGAGGGACCTGCGCTCGCAGAACGACCCCGAAGCCCGGACGAGCATCAACACGACCTTCAGCTACGAGCAGGTCCCGCCCGCCTCGAGCCTCGACCCCAGGTCGCTGGCCATGCCGCTCTCGCCTCCGACCGACAACCACTGCCGGCCCGCCCCGAGTGGGGCAGCCGGGCAGTCGAGCGCCGCCGGCGTCACCGTCGACCTGACGCCGCTGCTCGTCGCACTCAGCCAGGGGCTGCCGCACGGCAGCAACGAGCTCATCGTCGACGCCGCCCACAGCACGACCGGGCACCCGATCGCCGTCTTCGGTCCCCAGACCGGCTACTTCGTCCCGCAGCTGCTCCACGAGATCGACCTGCACGGTCCGGGCCTGCACGCCCGGGGCGTCTCCTTCGCGGGCACCGAGGTCTTCGTCGAGCTGGGGCATGGTGTCGACTATGCGTGGAGCGCCACGTCGGCCGGCGCCGACATCATCGACCAGCGGATCGAGAAGCTGTGCAACCCCGACGGCTCGCCGCCGACCCTCGACAGCACGGCCTACGTGTTCAACGGCGTCTGCACGCCGATGTACGAGCGCACCGACACCCAGTTCGGCAAGCCGTCGCCCGGGGCGCCCGAGCCCCCGGTGCTGCTCACCATCCAGATCGAACGAACCGTCCACGGCCCCGTGATAGGCCGGACCACCGCCATCGACCCCGCCACCGGCCAGCCCGTCCCGGTGGCGGTCTCCTCGCAGCGCTCCACCTTCGGCGACGAGCTGGGGTCCGCACCGGCCTTCCTCGAATGGAACGACCCCGACGTCATCCACGGCGCCACCGACTTCCAGCGCGCCGCCGGCAAGGAGACCGGAACCTTCAACTGGACCTACGTCGACTCCCGGGACGTTGCCTACAACATGTCGGGCAAGCTTCCCATCCGGAACCCCCACATCAACCCCAACTTCCCGACGTGGGGCACCGGCGAGTGGGAGTGGCAGGGCTTCGTCCCCGTCGATCTCTCCGCCGCCGATGTCCACCCGCGGGCGAGCACCGTTCCCCCGAGCGGCGCGATCGTCAACGGTACGCTGGTGAGCGGTTTCTTCACCAACTGGAACAACAAGCCGGCACCGGGATTCTCGGCGGCGGACAGCAACTTCGCCTACGGCCCCGTCTATCGCGTGCAGTCGCTGAGCGACCGCGTGAGGGCCATCCTCGGCTCGCGGCTGGCCACCCCCGCCGACGTCGTCAACGCCATGGAAGACGCCGGCTCGGTCGATCTCGACGGGTCGCAGCTGGTGCCGCAGATCGCGGCGGTGCTGCGCGGAGCCGCGTTGACGCCTGCGCAGGCACAGGTGTTGAGCATCCTGCAGAGCTGGGCCGCGGACTCCTTCTGGGGAGCCGGGGTGACCGGGGCACACCGCCGCGACCGCAGTGGCAGCGGCAGCTACGAGCAGGGCAACGCCGTCACCATCATGGACAAGCTCTACCCCCGCCTGGCCCATGCGGTCTTCGATCCGTGGCTGGCGCCGCGCCCCAACAGCAACGACGGCGACAGCTTCGGCATGCTCGCCGGTCTCAATCCGCTGAACGACCCGCCTCGGGCGCAGGGATCGGCTTACGACGGCGGCTGGGAAGGCTACCTGCAACGTGCGCTGCGGCAGGCGCTGAACCCGCGCATCCCGAACGGGTACTCCCAGGTCTACTGCGGCGGCGCCAACGGCCGGGGAGGGAACCTGGCTTCGTGCCGGGCGGCCCTGAAGAGCGCGCTCCAGTCCACCATCGACCAGCTCACCAGCATCTACGGGAGCAGCGATCCCGCCAGTTGGACCTGCGCGCGCGCCAACGACACCGGCGGTGCGGACCCAGGATCGGGGCAGAACGACTCCACCAGGTGCAACCCCGAGCTCGACGACATCCAGTACAGCGCCATCGGTGTGGGAACCGTGCCCTCGATGCCCTGGGTC
- a CDS encoding MmgE/PrpD family protein — protein MELFRSVRWRCSATLDPATLLDGAAFGRRTFLKGTTAVAGTLASLSAFGQLVAEAFAQTPTFPVPAAARTPEGGLAAFVAKWQAAGPAIVLTRFGRFLSNRIFNCHVAGTPRAYNLFLGAAGATLAPGTNPSAHANLILDEGDWNGVLYGDFTGLAPLVAGRAFPSRDEANRAALLLIVMYIFAHIPAGADNDPAFLANLLRDLAARQGLPQCEGEPPTFELVDDIEADPTGTIEELALGATRAPGVTATLAGWVHGLPFDQVPPEQIQAAKDQVKNILGVIYAGSTMAPGIKLARAVQSFQDRAEATVIGRNRFRTSARQAAMANSFLAQLLEWEDWTFLAHSGASIVPVVLAVGELAGASGATVLTAIVAGNEIVARAGEFLTDVLHTGNALAIHQLELPLLAAKLLGLEPDGLRDASGIACTQPQVTSIPAWTADAKGLLTGAPAYTAVLAAQLAAQGLTGRRDLLESPLGYFYGVADIASPRRLERAVRDLGTDWRFARQYFNKRYPTDGFQLPAVHATLNVRRQLLDAGVAAAALPAVVERIFARIPFVMASSATMFSEGKSAILDRVLDPNEPDFTYIALLFDGPYALAAALRDGELTQRQYRDDRVGDAGLRALYDKVEMVPDLTMGVFGAEVTVTVAGQDYKSFVDCIRENVNAGFGANDKFQLTAAEVLSASRMRQVLDAIDHLEQFADVRGFTRLL, from the coding sequence ATGGAGCTCTTTCGCTCAGTCCGGTGGAGGTGCTCGGCGACACTCGACCCTGCAACGCTGCTCGATGGTGCCGCTTTCGGCCGGCGGACGTTCCTGAAGGGCACGACCGCCGTCGCGGGCACGCTCGCCTCGCTGTCGGCCTTCGGCCAGCTCGTCGCCGAGGCCTTCGCGCAAACGCCCACGTTCCCGGTACCGGCGGCCGCACGCACCCCGGAGGGGGGCCTCGCCGCCTTCGTCGCCAAGTGGCAAGCGGCCGGGCCGGCGATCGTGCTGACGCGCTTCGGCCGCTTCCTCTCGAACCGCATCTTCAACTGCCACGTGGCGGGCACCCCACGAGCCTACAACCTGTTCCTCGGCGCCGCAGGGGCGACGCTCGCGCCGGGGACGAACCCCTCGGCGCACGCGAACCTCATCCTCGACGAGGGGGACTGGAACGGGGTCCTCTACGGCGACTTCACCGGTCTCGCGCCGCTGGTCGCGGGCCGGGCCTTCCCGTCGCGCGACGAGGCGAACCGCGCCGCGCTGCTCCTGATCGTCATGTATATCTTCGCGCACATCCCTGCCGGGGCGGACAACGATCCCGCGTTCCTCGCCAACCTCCTGCGCGACCTGGCGGCGCGGCAGGGCCTCCCGCAGTGCGAGGGCGAGCCGCCGACCTTCGAGCTGGTCGACGACATCGAGGCAGATCCGACGGGGACGATCGAGGAGCTGGCGCTCGGGGCGACCCGCGCCCCCGGCGTGACCGCGACGCTTGCCGGCTGGGTCCACGGGCTCCCCTTCGACCAGGTTCCGCCCGAGCAGATTCAAGCCGCCAAGGATCAGGTGAAGAACATCCTCGGCGTGATCTACGCGGGCTCGACGATGGCGCCCGGCATCAAGCTCGCGCGTGCCGTCCAGTCGTTCCAGGATCGCGCCGAGGCGACGGTGATCGGGCGCAACCGCTTCCGCACCTCCGCACGCCAGGCGGCGATGGCGAACAGCTTCCTGGCGCAGCTCCTCGAGTGGGAGGACTGGACGTTCCTCGCCCACTCGGGGGCATCGATCGTGCCGGTCGTGCTGGCGGTGGGCGAGCTGGCCGGCGCGAGCGGGGCGACGGTGCTGACGGCGATCGTCGCCGGGAACGAGATCGTGGCGCGGGCGGGCGAGTTCCTGACCGACGTGCTGCACACCGGGAACGCGCTGGCCATCCATCAGCTCGAGCTCCCGCTGCTGGCGGCGAAGCTGCTCGGTCTCGAGCCGGACGGGCTCCGCGACGCCTCCGGGATCGCCTGCACGCAGCCCCAGGTGACGTCGATCCCCGCCTGGACGGCCGATGCGAAGGGGCTCCTCACCGGGGCCCCGGCGTACACGGCGGTCCTCGCCGCCCAGCTCGCGGCCCAGGGTCTCACCGGCCGCCGCGATCTCCTCGAGAGCCCGCTCGGCTACTTCTACGGCGTGGCCGACATCGCGAGCCCGCGGCGGCTCGAGCGGGCGGTGCGGGACCTCGGCACCGACTGGCGCTTCGCCCGGCAGTACTTCAACAAGCGCTACCCCACCGACGGCTTCCAGCTCCCGGCGGTGCACGCGACGCTGAACGTCCGCCGCCAGCTCCTCGACGCCGGCGTCGCCGCGGCGGCGCTGCCCGCCGTGGTCGAGCGGATCTTCGCTCGCATCCCGTTCGTCATGGCGTCGAGCGCGACCATGTTCAGCGAGGGGAAGAGCGCAATCCTCGACCGCGTGCTCGACCCGAACGAGCCGGACTTCACCTACATTGCGCTGCTGTTCGACGGTCCCTACGCACTCGCCGCGGCGCTGCGCGACGGCGAGCTCACGCAGCGGCAGTATCGGGACGACCGGGTCGGCGACGCCGGGCTGCGCGCCCTCTACGACAAGGTCGAGATGGTCCCCGACCTCACGATGGGCGTCTTCGGCGCGGAGGTCACCGTCACCGTCGCCGGTCAGGACTACAAGAGCTTCGTCGACTGCATCCGGGAGAACGTGAATGCGGGGTTCGGCGCGAACGACAAGTTCCAGCTCACCGCCGCGGAGGTGCTGTCCGCGTCGCGGATGAGGCAGGTGCTCGACGCCATCGACCACCTCGAGCAGTTCGCCGACGTGCGGGGGTTCACGCGGCTTCTCTGA